One Sanguibacter keddieii DSM 10542 genomic window carries:
- a CDS encoding ice-binding family protein, which translates to MMTAPSRVRPIRSARTGGGGPLAVSVVAVLALGSTLVVLSQLPAEAADPPVPLGTAETFSVLGAETVTNTGPSVLGQSLGVSPGTTAPGFPPGLVGGETHLGDADALQAKADLSTAYGDAAGRTPFTSLPAELGGQTLTPGTYRLPAAQLTGTLTLNTLGDPAAVFVFQLTSGLTTASDSAVVFLDDAASCNVYWQVAESATIGSGTDFVGTVMASTSISMATGATLEGRALAQTGEVTLDTNTITAPVCDVVTPTPTDTPTATDTPTDTPTDTPAPTVAPTTAPPAVPSETPVPTPEVPGAPPTGPDAGVVVPPSPTASSPGDRRSTTESDRYRDEDLSETGTDAAPLLLAGGVLVALGVTTLAVRRRRGTRP; encoded by the coding sequence ATGATGACTGCACCCAGCAGAGTCCGTCCGATCCGATCCGCGCGCACGGGCGGGGGCGGTCCGCTCGCCGTCTCCGTCGTCGCGGTGCTCGCCCTGGGGTCCACCCTGGTCGTGCTGAGCCAGCTGCCCGCCGAGGCAGCAGACCCACCCGTCCCGCTCGGCACCGCGGAGACCTTCTCCGTGCTCGGTGCCGAGACGGTCACCAACACCGGCCCGAGCGTCCTCGGGCAGAGCCTCGGGGTCAGCCCGGGCACCACGGCCCCCGGCTTCCCGCCAGGGCTCGTCGGCGGCGAGACGCACCTCGGCGACGCCGACGCGCTGCAGGCGAAGGCCGACCTCTCCACGGCCTACGGCGACGCCGCCGGACGCACACCCTTCACCAGCCTGCCCGCCGAGCTCGGTGGGCAGACCCTGACGCCCGGCACCTACCGGCTCCCTGCCGCGCAGCTCACCGGGACGCTCACGCTGAACACCCTCGGCGACCCCGCGGCCGTCTTCGTCTTCCAGCTGACCTCGGGCCTCACGACCGCCTCCGACAGCGCCGTGGTGTTCCTCGACGACGCCGCGTCGTGCAACGTCTACTGGCAGGTCGCCGAGAGCGCCACGATCGGCAGCGGCACCGACTTCGTCGGGACGGTCATGGCCTCGACGTCCATCAGCATGGCGACAGGCGCCACGCTCGAGGGCCGTGCGCTCGCCCAGACCGGCGAGGTCACCCTCGACACGAACACCATCACCGCGCCGGTGTGCGACGTCGTGACCCCCACGCCGACGGACACACCGACCGCGACGGACACGCCGACAGACACCCCGACGGACACCCCGGCGCCGACGGTCGCCCCGACCACGGCACCGCCCGCAGTCCCCTCGGAGACGCCCGTGCCGACCCCCGAGGTGCCCGGCGCACCGCCCACCGGCCCGGACGCGGGCGTCGTCGTCCCGCCGAGCCCCACCGCGTCGTCTCCCGGAGACCGACGCTCGACCACCGAGAGCGACCGGTACCGCGACGAGGACCTCTCGGAGACCGGCACCGACGCGGCCCCGCTCCTGCTCGCCGGCGGAGTCCTCGTAGCCCTGGGCGTCACCACCCTCGCCGTCCGCCGCCGCCGAGGCACCCGCCCCTGA
- a CDS encoding HAAS signaling domain-containing protein has protein sequence MTERPHTEYTNELAETLDLRDVPADAVAQIVREVESHLAESGEDPVEAFGPVARYADQFAPRSRERGLLTLAVSAGLLGFGGAFLVISGVFGLLDETAELWGLPPWARIVGGALLIATFAAMVVVLAVRSRRRAAAWRLGQTDS, from the coding sequence ATGACCGAGCGACCGCACACCGAGTACACGAACGAGCTCGCCGAGACGCTCGACCTGCGCGACGTCCCGGCCGACGCGGTCGCGCAGATCGTCCGCGAGGTCGAGAGCCACCTCGCCGAGTCCGGCGAGGACCCCGTCGAGGCCTTCGGGCCCGTCGCCCGCTACGCCGACCAGTTCGCCCCGCGCTCCCGCGAGCGCGGACTCCTCACGCTCGCCGTGTCGGCCGGGCTCCTCGGCTTCGGCGGGGCGTTCCTCGTCATCAGCGGGGTCTTCGGGCTCCTCGACGAGACCGCGGAGCTCTGGGGGCTGCCTCCGTGGGCCCGGATCGTCGGCGGTGCGCTCCTGATCGCGACCTTCGCGGCCATGGTCGTCGTCCTCGCCGTCCGCTCGCGTCGCCGCGCGGCAGCCTGGCGGCTGGGCCAGACCGACTCCTGA
- a CDS encoding alpha/beta fold hydrolase yields MPHTLRASSAPNGLNIQVTRVEHDGLYLRIWRASVDELIEVDSADRRDFVLVHGIGVSSQYFERLALTLAKVGMVYLVDLPGFAGVPRPSHPLEIADFGRLVGGWIEQQGLVDPVIIGHSMGAQVVTEVLAQHPGLSTHAVLIGPPVNVEERSTTLQALRFLQSTVFESSRTRRIAMSGYVRCGPRWFAQTLPRMMRYPIEERLAEVDASVLVLRGVHDWVAPEGWVDLVAGLPTKGRWEEVPGAAHAVIYDHSDEVAALVMDHLRR; encoded by the coding sequence GTGCCGCACACCCTTCGCGCGTCGAGCGCACCCAACGGCCTGAACATCCAGGTGACGCGCGTCGAGCACGACGGGCTGTACCTGCGCATCTGGCGGGCGTCGGTCGACGAGCTCATCGAGGTGGACTCGGCCGACCGCCGCGACTTCGTGCTGGTGCACGGGATCGGCGTCTCCTCGCAGTACTTCGAGCGGCTCGCGCTGACGCTCGCGAAGGTCGGGATGGTCTACCTCGTCGACCTCCCCGGCTTCGCGGGCGTCCCGCGGCCCTCGCACCCCCTCGAGATCGCGGACTTCGGCCGGTTGGTCGGGGGGTGGATCGAGCAGCAGGGGCTCGTGGACCCGGTGATCATCGGGCACTCGATGGGTGCCCAGGTGGTCACCGAGGTGCTCGCCCAGCACCCCGGGCTGTCCACGCACGCCGTGCTCATCGGCCCGCCCGTCAACGTCGAGGAGCGCTCGACCACCCTCCAGGCACTGCGGTTCCTGCAGAGCACCGTCTTCGAGTCCTCGCGCACGCGCCGCATCGCGATGAGCGGGTACGTGCGCTGCGGCCCGCGGTGGTTCGCGCAGACCCTGCCGCGGATGATGCGGTACCCCATCGAGGAGCGCCTCGCCGAGGTCGACGCCTCGGTCCTGGTGCTCCGCGGCGTCCACGACTGGGTCGCCCCCGAGGGGTGGGTCGACCTCGTCGCCGGGCTGCCCACCAAGGGCCGCTGGGAAGAGGTGCCGGGGGCCGCGCACGCGGTCATCTACGACCACAGCGACGAGGTCGCCGCCCTCGTCATGGACCACCTGCGGCGGTGA
- a CDS encoding esterase/lipase family protein: protein MTGVSQPGTWDRLRASVRAARRVPRGWWAWTSDYVYVVWRQLRGLLTRPDPAALASGTRTPVVLLPGIYETWFFLEPLARVLHDAGHPVLTVPGLRWNLSDLETSARLVTERLAEAGAGPVVLLAHSKGGLVGKALMSHPGAGDDVVGMVAVNTPFAGSVYATYFPSRPVRALSPRFPAMRALAREVGAHRRIVSVYGIFDPHVPGGSGLAGATNVQLPVMGHFRTVAHPAVQRAVLEHVGRLDRSRAPGPSPETAPHDDDAAT from the coding sequence GTGACCGGCGTGAGCCAGCCCGGGACGTGGGACCGACTGCGCGCGAGCGTCCGCGCCGCGCGTCGGGTCCCGCGCGGCTGGTGGGCCTGGACCTCCGACTACGTCTACGTCGTGTGGCGCCAGCTCCGCGGCCTGCTCACCCGCCCGGACCCCGCCGCCCTCGCCTCCGGCACCCGCACACCCGTGGTGCTGCTCCCCGGCATCTACGAGACGTGGTTCTTCCTCGAGCCGCTGGCCCGCGTGCTGCACGACGCCGGGCACCCGGTCCTCACCGTGCCGGGCCTGCGGTGGAACCTGTCCGACCTCGAGACGTCCGCCCGGCTCGTCACCGAACGCCTCGCCGAGGCCGGCGCCGGCCCGGTCGTGCTGCTCGCGCACTCGAAGGGCGGGCTCGTCGGCAAGGCCCTCATGTCCCACCCCGGGGCGGGCGACGACGTCGTCGGCATGGTCGCCGTGAACACGCCCTTCGCGGGGTCGGTCTACGCGACGTACTTCCCGTCACGCCCGGTGCGGGCGCTCTCCCCACGCTTCCCGGCGATGCGCGCGCTGGCCCGCGAGGTCGGCGCGCACCGGCGCATCGTGAGCGTCTACGGGATCTTCGACCCGCACGTCCCCGGCGGCAGCGGGCTGGCCGGGGCTACCAACGTGCAGCTGCCGGTGATGGGCCACTTCAGGACCGTCGCGCACCCCGCCGTGCAGCGCGCGGTGCTCGAGCACGTCGGTCGTCTCGACCGGTCGCGCGCTCCCGGGCCCTCGCCCGAGACCGCTCCCCACGACGACGACGCAGCGACGTGA